The DNA segment AGCTGCTGCGGCTTGGGAAATGACGCGACCAGCACCTGAAGCAGGGCATCGTCACCGAGGTTTTGCTCTCCGTAGTAGCCGCAAAGCAGCAATACAGGCGCAGTGGGGCGGACCACGGGCAGCAGCCTGTTCACTCCGCGCATTATCAACGGATTCCTAGGATTCAGGGCATGCATGCGTTGTCGCTGGGAACCTGGTGGATCCACGTCACCTCCGTGGTGGAGTGGTGCGTGGCGATCGTGTTGATGCATCGACGTGGGCTGCCGGGCATGGCCTTGGCGATGCTTCCGGCCCTCGTCAGTGCCATGGCTGCCTGCACCTGGCATCTGTTTGACAACAGCGAAGCGCTGCGGGGGCTGGTCACCCTTCAAGCCCTGTTCACCGTGATCGGCAACTGCACCCTGGCCTGGGCGGCCTGGCAGCTCCAACGACGCCGGGTGGTGGACGGAGCCAGTGCTCCATGAGCTTTGATCCCGCACCGCTGTTCGCGGCCTCGCTGATCCCCTATCTGCTGTTTCTCTACTGGCTCCGCAAAAGTGAGGCGCTGCCGCTGATGGCGGAACGGGGCTTTCAGCTCACCCTTCTGTTTGTGGCCGTCACGATTGTTGCCGCCATTGCCGCCCTGCGCTGCTGCTCAGCGGAACTGGTGGAGATTGACTGGTTGCACGGTGGGGCAGAAGCCTTTCTCACCCTCAGCAACACGGTTTTGGTGATCGGACTGTTGTTACCAACCCCCAAAAAAGGGTGAACAACTCTTAAGAGAGGCAGGCAAGGCGTCGCCATCACCGGAAGATGAGGTGTCGCTCATTGGCTCGAATGCTGACCCACCTCTTCGCGATTGCTCCCGCCTCCGTGTCCTGGTCTCCCAAGGTCGCCTTGGTGATGATCCTCTGCAATGTGGTTGCCATCATGGTCGGCAAGGCCACGATCAAGCACCCCAACGTTGGCGCTGCACTCCCCAACGCTTCCTTCTTCGGAGGCATGGGTCATGCAGCCCTGCTCGGCACCACCAGCCTCGGCCACATCATTGGCATCGGCGCCATCCAGGGTCTGGCCGCCCGCGGCGTGCTCTGAAGCACATCTCTTGAGGGAGGAGCCAGTCTCCTCCCTGAAACAACCCTTGGCTCAGAGCAGATACGGCAGCAGCCTCAGGCCGTAACGCTCAAACTTGTAGTGAAACAACAGCTCTGAGAGAGCAGAAGCTTCTGCGGTCGCAGAAAGCCCATGGATCAGACGTTCGAGACGTCGGTCGGCCCTTGGATTGTCAAGGCCCCACCAGGTGCGCCGCGCCAGCCGGCCCGACACCAACCAGCGCCAACTCCGCTGGGCCTTGATCTGTTCTTGGTAGCGACAGGCCATGGTCGTGGCGTCCCCAGGCATCCTCTCAGCGATCAACAGATCGGCCAGTTGATCCGCGCTGTCCATCGCATGGCGGATCCCTTCTCCCCCAAGCAGATTGGCGGAACTGGCCGCATCCCCCACAGCCAGCAGTGCACCGGCCACCAAGGGTTCGGAGCGGGCGATGCTGCTGGACACAGGCCCGCCATGGCGA comes from the Synechococcus sp. A15-62 genome and includes:
- a CDS encoding DUF2499 domain-containing protein, encoding MHALSLGTWWIHVTSVVEWCVAIVLMHRRGLPGMALAMLPALVSAMAACTWHLFDNSEALRGLVTLQALFTVIGNCTLAWAAWQLQRRRVVDGASAP
- a CDS encoding DUF3593 domain-containing protein, with the protein product MSFDPAPLFAASLIPYLLFLYWLRKSEALPLMAERGFQLTLLFVAVTIVAAIAALRCCSAELVEIDWLHGGAEAFLTLSNTVLVIGLLLPTPKKG
- the psaK gene encoding photosystem I reaction center subunit PsaK, coding for MLTHLFAIAPASVSWSPKVALVMILCNVVAIMVGKATIKHPNVGAALPNASFFGGMGHAALLGTTSLGHIIGIGAIQGLAARGVL